TAACAAAGGGAATGAGAATTTTAAAGAAAATGGAATGCTGCTGACATTACCGAGAGAAATGAAAAtggacatcttggatggcatagcTCAAGCAATTTTTTCATTCAAAGCATATCCAAACAACCAAGAGTTGGAGTCAGTGGCTACTGCATTGATTGAGAAGCATCCTTGTCTTAGGGATCCAGGCTCAGGAACAGGCTATCACAGCTGGACTATGAGCATCAAATATAAGATTGGGAACTACCGCCAGAAACTACGATCGGCTGGTTGCTCAGAAGTCACTGTAAACCGGAAAAGAGCGAAGGAGGATTCCAGACGTTTGAAGAAAGCAAAGAGATGTGAGGTGAATTTCCTCCCAGACAACCCAGTTGGGCAGACACATTATTCTTTACAAAAGGAAAGAGATGCACTACAGGAGGAAATGAAAAGAAACATCCCAACATGACATTTGTTGACTCCAAAATGGAACTGACATTTTCACTGAGAAGGAAGGAGATAGTTGATGAAGAACCCCTTGTGGCTGATGTCCTAAAACAGTGGCCAGCATTGTTTTTGGAAGATCAGGTAAGATCAGGTCTTTTTAAGGCTCATCTCAATTTACTTGTCTGTACTTAATTATTACTGTTAACTATGTTTTATTTTAAGGTCTGTGCTGAGTTTTACAGAATCACACAAACCAACCTGAAGAGCACCTTTTTCTCTCATTTGGATGAGTACACATCAAAAATTATCAAGTTATACAGAGCTCGAAGTGGAGCATTTGGAGATGACATGAAGTCCCTCCTAGAACAACTTGATAATCAAGTAATTATTTTGCATAAATCTCTGGTTAAAGGGAGAATAGTGCCATCTCTACCTTAAGCTTCTGTATGTACCATGTTTCTGGTTGGATTTAACTTGTATATAACTTGGTCCATATTTGTTCTGTGT
This region of Xyrauchen texanus isolate HMW12.3.18 chromosome 23, RBS_HiC_50CHRs, whole genome shotgun sequence genomic DNA includes:
- the LOC127663284 gene encoding uncharacterized protein LOC127663284: MRLRVVLAPDNIRRLDILENLTSVEHLKIILQERLEIKDDFLIQFEDPEFGNELCNLTNITELPPDRAVLKILQKEPEESDLETISSLDTASMSSPSNSSNQSSSSVTVRQRENSHWPSAFLIPEFAYDVELRLNKGNENFKENGMLLTLPREMKMDILDGIAQAIFSFKAYPNNQELESVATALIEKHPCLRDPGSGTGYHSWTMSIKYKIGNYRQKLRSAGCSEVTVNRKRAKEDSRRLKKAKRCEVNFLPDNPVGQTHYSLQKERDALQEEMKRNIPT